CGCGCGCCCAGGCGAATACCGGGCTCAACCCGTCTCAGTCTGGAATAACGCTCGCGTAGCCCTGCTCGCGCAGCAGGCACAGCGCGGCTTCGAGGATCTCGACGCTCTTCCCGTGCGGGGCGCCTTCATGCAGCAGGATGATCGCGCCGGGGGCCAGGCCGCGCTGGATGCGCTGCAGGACCCGGACCACGTCGCCATCCACCGCATCGAAGCCGCGGGCGCTCCAGGCGGCGCGGGACAGGCCCAGCCTGCACAGCGGCGCGGCGATGAAGGGGTTGGTGTGGCCGGCCACGGCCCGGAACCAGCGCGGCGGGCGCCCGGCCAGTTCGGTGAGCGCGGCCTGGGCGCGCTCCAGCTCGTCGGCCATGGCACGCGGACCCAGGGCCCAGAAGCGGGCCTGGGGATGGCTCCAGGTGTGGTTGGCGACCTCGTGGCCGCGGCGGACGATCTCCTGCACCAGTTCCGGCCGCGCCCGGGCGCGCTCGCCGACCAGGAAGAAGGTGGCGCGCATGCCGTGACGGTCCAGCGCCTCGAGCATGGCCGGGGTGTCGTCGGAGGGACCGTCGTCGATGGTCAGCCAGACCGCGCGCTCGTCGCCGGGCAGGCGCGAGACCGCCGGCGCGTAGAGCGTGGCCCGCGGCAGGAACACCGGGACGATGAAGGCCGCATGCGACAGCAGCAGGGCCGGCAGGCCCCAGCGCCAGCCTGCGGCGAGCCACAGCACGGCCACCGCGAGCTGCGAGGCGACCAGCCAGGCCAGCCAGGCGTAGGGGCGATCCGGGGCGCGATGCAGTGTTGCCGGGTGGCTCATCGCCGCATGATGCCACGGGGCGTAGAATGGAAACCCCTGAAAATCCTGCCGTGAGCCCCCGCATGTCCCTGGATCCCGCCCTGCGTTCGCGCATCGAATCGCTGCTGCAAGCCAACCGCGTCGTGCTGTTCATGAAGGGCCAGCCCGGCATGCCGCAGTGCGGCTTCTCGGCCAAGGCCACCGGCGTGCTGGAAGACCTCGGCGTGGAGTACGCCCACGTCAACGTGCTGGCCGACCAGGAGATCCGCGAGGGCATCAAGGTCTACGGCAACTGGCCGACCATCCCGCAGCTGTACATCGACGGCGAGCTGGTCGGTGGTTCGGACATCATCGAGCAGCTGGCCGCCAGCGGCGAGCTGTCGCAGATCCTCGGCCTGCCGGCCCCGGACCGCACCCCGCCGCAGGTCACCGTGACCGAGGCCGCCGCCGCCCAGCTGCGTGGTGCCCTGGCCAGCGAGCCGAACGCGGCGCTGGCGCTGTCGATCGACGCGCGCTTCCAGCCGCGCTTCCAGATCGTGCCGCGCAGCGATAACGCGATCGCGGTGGAGACCGGTGGCCTGCGCATCCAGTTCGACCTGGCCAGCGCCCGCCGCGCCAACGGCATCACCATCGACTGGGTCGACGACTTCCGTGGCCAGGGCCTGGCCATCGACAACCCGAACGCGCCCAAGCCGGTGCAGCCGATCACCCCGGCCGAGGCAGAGCGCCAGGTCGGCACCGGCGAGCTGGTGCTGGTGGACGTGCGCCCGCCGGAAGAGCGAGCGATCGCCTCGCTGTCGGTGACCCACCGCACCCTGGATGGTGACGGCCGCGCCGCGCTGGACGCCCTGCCCAAGGACACCCGCCTGGCCTTCATCTGCCACCACGGTGGCCGCAGCGCGCAGGCGGCCGAGGAGTTCCGCGGCAAGGGCTTCACCGCGGTGTTCAATGTCGAAGGCGGCATCGACCGCTGGGCCCAGGAAGTGGACGGCAGCATCCCGCGCTACTGAGTCGCGGATCGGGTCGCCCGGCTTGCCGGGTCATGCACGAGTGTAGGGAGGGCGGCGAAAGCCGCCCTCTTCCGTTTGGGGCGACCTGATCCCGCTGCGCCCGGTCGGCTCAGAACCCCCCGCCGGCATCCAGCCAGGCCTGCTCCTCCGCCGTGCTCACCCGCCCCAGTGCCTGGTTGCGGTGCGGGAAGCGGCCGAAGCGCGCGATCACGTCGCGGTGGGCGATGGCGTAGTCCAGGTAGGTCTTGTCGCCCAGCGCGGTGAACAGCTCGACCGAATAGTCCTGGTCGCCCATGTCCTCGGCGTGTTCCAGCGGCAGGTAGAAGAACGCGCGCAGGGCCGGCTCGACCGGCTGGTCGTGGCCGGCCTCGATCGCCCGCAGCGCGTAGCGGCGCGCCAGGCCATCGGTGGCGAAGGCGTGGCCGGTGCCGCGGTAGATGTTCCGCGGGATCTGGTCGAGCAGGATCATCAGCGCCAGCGCGCCGTCGCTGGCCTGCAGCCAGTCCTCGTGCTCGCCGCGCGCGGCGGCCATGTGCGCCTGCTCGAAGCGCGCGCATTCCCGGTCAAAGGCGGCATCGCCCGCGAACCATGCGCCGGGGCCGGCCTTGCGCCAGAACCCGACCGCTTCATCTGCCGTCGTCATCGCATCCTCCATTGCAGGTGTCCGGGCAAGCATGCGCCATCGCCCGTCGGCGCGGCGACATGGCGCGCCGCGGCGTGGCCATCGGGCGTGCACGGCGCATCATGGCGATGGATCTGCCGGAGGACTTACGGATGACCCCACGCTGGTACTTCGATTTCGTCTCGCCCTTCTCCTACCTGCACTGGCAGAAGATGCGCCCGCTGGTGGAGGCCGGCCGGGTCGAAGCCGTGCCGATCGTGTTCGGCGCGGTGCTGTCCGCGCGTGGCGTACTGGGCCCGGCCGAGATCCCGCACAAGCGCGAGTTCATCTACCGCCAGGCGCTGTGGCAGGCGCGGCGCGAGGGGGTGCCGCTGTTGTTCCCGCCGGGGCATCCGTTCAATCCGTTGCCGGCACTTCGGTTGTGCGTCGCAGCAGGAATCACCCCCGGATCGATCGATGCGATCTTCAATTCGATCTGGCGCGACGGCCTCGATGGCAGTGCCGCCTCGCTGACCGCGACCGCCCATGGCCTGGGCATCCGGGACATGGCCGCGATCGAGTCGCCGCAGGTCAAGCAACGCCTCCGCGAACTCACGGATTCCGCGCTGGAAACAGGGGTTTTTGGCGTTCCTACCCTGCAGGTCGAGGGCGGGCTGTTCTGGGGCAACGACAGCCACGACCTGATGATGGCGGTAATGGAGGAGCCGGGCATGCTCCGGTCCGGTCCGCTGGCCGACATCGGAATGTTACCGCTAGCTTTGGAACGCAGGCGTTGACCGTGACTTCCAGCTAGTCGCGCAGCCCGAAATTCTGCGATAGGGTTCACGCGCTTCACGTGCTGCACGCCTCGGGAGGGCCCATGCGCATAGGAATCGTCGTGGATTCGGCCTGCGACCTGCCGGCCTCCTTCATCCGCGAGCACGGCATCGTGGTCATGCCAATCACGGTCCGGATCGGCAACGCGGTTCTTGAAGACCATCGCGACGAGGAAGCCACCCTCGCCTTCCTGCATGCACACGTCGCCGAGCGCGGGCACGAGGCCGAAACCACGCCGCTGAGCGTGGAGCGGATCCGCGACCTGTTCCTGAAGCAGCTGGTGATCGACTACGACCACGTGTTCTGCCTGACCATCTCGCGGCTGCGCAGCCAGATCCACGAGAACGCGACCCAGGCCAGCTTCGCGATCCTCAACGACTACAAGCCCACGCGCCAGGCCGCGGGGCACAATTCGCCGTTCGCGCTGCGGGTGATCGACACCCTCAACTGCTTCGCCGGCCAGACGATCACCGCGGTGGAAGCCGTGCGCATGCGCGCCGCCGGCGTGGGCGTGGCGCAGATGCGCGCGCGGCTGGAGGAGCTGGCCCGCAACACCTGCGGCTTCATGATCCCGCGCGACCTGTACTACCTGCGCAACCGCGCCCGCATGAAGGGCGACCGCAGCGTGGGCCTGCTCAGCGTCGCGCTGGGCAGCGCGCTGGACATCAAGCCGGTGGTCCGCGCCTTCCACGGCGAAACCGAACCGGTGGCGCGCATCAAGGGCTTCGAGACCGCCACCGAGAAGATGTTCGAGATGGCCTGCCGGCGCGTGCGCGCGGGCCTGATGACCCCGACGGTGAGCGTCTGCTATGGCGGCGACATGGCCGAACTGCCTGGCATCCCCGGCTACGCCCGCCTGGTCGACACCTGCCTGGACCACGGCGTGGAAGTGTTCGAGAGCATGATGAGCCTCACCGGCATGGTGAACGTGGGCAAGGGCGCGGTGGCGGTGGGCTTCGCCTCGACCGAGCACGGCTTCGACTGAACGGCCCCACGGCTGCTTCGCACCGGCGTTGGTAGATTGAGGGCCCCTGGACAAGGAGCCGCCCATGACCACCTACGTGATCCGCCTGCCCGACCCGGCCACCGCACGCGGCAGCGAGCCTTCGCTGTCGTTCACCGCCAACGGGTACGAGGCCTTCGCCGAACAGCTGCAGGATGCGCTGCGCTCGCCGGCGCTGTTCGAGCGTTGGCGGCAGGCGCAGCCGGAACCGGACGAGGTGGATCCGGCCCTGGGCAGGACCGATCCGCAGGCCAGCGTCGAAGGCCGCCGCGAGGACCTGTCGGTGTACCTGACCGCGACCACGACCCTGCCCGGCGAGATCCTGCGCCAGCGCCTGCGCCTGCTGGCCGGTTCGAACTGGGAACTGCGCGATGTGCGCTGAAACCCGGCCCGGCCTGGCGGGCTGATGGCCCGGCGGATTCCCGTCCTGCTGGCGTGGAGCGGCGGCAAGGACGCGGCCTGGACCCTGCACCTGCTGCGGCAGTCGGCCACCCATGCGGTGGTCGGCCTGCTCTCGACCGTCAGCGAGGGTCGCGCCTCGATGCAGGGCGTGCGGGTGGAGGTGCTGCGCGCGCAGGCGTCGGCGGCAGGCCTGCCATTGGTGGAGGTCGCGATCCCGCCCGCGTGCGACAACGCCACCTATGCCGCGGCAATGACCGCCGCCCTGGACGAGGCGGCCCAACGCTGGCCCGGCCTGCGCACCATGGCCTTCGGCGACCTGTTCCTGGAGGACATCCGCGACTGGCGCCGGCAGCAGCTCGAGCCCCTGGACTGGGAGCTGCTGACCCCGCTGTTCCGCTTCGATACCGCCCTGCTCGCCCGGCGCATGATCGATGGCGGGCTGAAGGCGCGCGTGTGCTGCGTCGATACGCAGCAGCTGGATGCGCGCTTCGCCGGTTCTGCGTTCGATGCCGCCTTGCTGGCGGAACTGCCTGCGGGCGTGGATCCCTGCGGCGAGAACGGCGAGTTCCACACCTGCGTCTGGGATGGACCGATGTTCTCCGCGCCGCTGCAACTGCAACACGCCGGCGACAGCCTCGACGCCGCCCGCTTCGCCCGCACCGACTTCACGCTGGCCTAGAGCAAGCCCCAAAAACCGGGGTCAGAGTGCAATTTCCGTCCCGAAGGAAAACCGGGGTCAGAGTGCGATTTCTGTCAGATAGACCGTGGTCAAGGGGGCACGGCCGGGAAGAAATTGCACTCTGACCCCGGGTTGGCAGCCCGGCCGACCCGGAAAAACGCACTCTGACCCCGGTTTTGGCGGCCGGCCTGAACTGGGAATCGCACTCTGACCCCGGTTTTCAGAAGCCGGTGGCGGCGGCGGGGTCGCACTCGCGGCGGAGGAAGTCCAGGGCGGCGTGGACGCGGCTGGCGATCTCGCTGCCTTCCAGGTGCAGCTCGGCGTCGTGCTGCTCGCCGGCGAAGCGCAGGTAGACCCGCGATCCGTCCTGGCGCAGTGCGCGGATCGAGCCGAAGTGAAAGCCATCCGGGCTGCCCACATGGTCGTCGCCGACCATCCGCGCGAAGTCGGATTCGGTGGAACCGCCGGAGGCCGGGTCACGCACGACCAGCCAAGTGTTGGCGATCTCGCCGATCAGGTAGGAGCGGCAATGCCCAACCGGATCGGCGTCGACGATCGGCGGTACCGGATCGAACCGCGCCTGCAGTCCCTCGCGCCGGGCCTTGGCGATTACCTCGGCCATCATCGTCGACACGTAGCGGTTGCCCGGCAGGACCTGGCGCAGGAACTCCTGGGCGCTGGCCACGGTGCGCTTCGGCCCATCGGTTGCGGCGGCGCTGGCAGGCAGCACCAGCAACAACGCGGCCAGCATCATCCCCGGCTTGAGCATGATCCCCCTCCCCCTGTCCGGTATCACGTGGCGGCACCATGCCATGGCGCCGCCGCGTTTTCATGCTGCAGCGCTCAATGGCCGCCGCAGCAGCCGTCCGCCTCGCAGCCACCGTGGTGCCCCAGCAGGGCCGCGGCATGGTGCGCGACGTGATCGCCGATGAAGCTGGAGATGAAGTAGTAGCTGTGGTCGTAGCCCGGCTGGATGCGCAGGGTCAGCGGATGGCCGGCCTCGGCCGCCGCGGCCTGCAGCAGCTGCGGACGCAGCTGGCCTTCTAGGAACTCGTCGTCCCCGCCCTGGTCCACCAGCAGCGGCAGCTTCTCGCCTGCCTCGCGCAGCAGCTCGCAGGCATCCCACTGCCGCCACGCGCCGCGCTCCTCGCCCAGATAGGCGGTGAAGGCCTTCTCGCCCCACGGCACCTGGCTGGGCGCGACGATCGGCGAGAACGCCGAGACGCTGCGGTAGCGGCCGGGATTGCGCAGCGCACATACCAGGGCGCCATGGCCGCCCATCGAGTGGCCGCTGATCGAGCGCGC
This genomic interval from Pseudoxanthomonas suwonensis 11-1 contains the following:
- a CDS encoding DegV family protein; this encodes MRIGIVVDSACDLPASFIREHGIVVMPITVRIGNAVLEDHRDEEATLAFLHAHVAERGHEAETTPLSVERIRDLFLKQLVIDYDHVFCLTISRLRSQIHENATQASFAILNDYKPTRQAAGHNSPFALRVIDTLNCFAGQTITAVEAVRMRAAGVGVAQMRARLEELARNTCGFMIPRDLYYLRNRARMKGDRSVGLLSVALGSALDIKPVVRAFHGETEPVARIKGFETATEKMFEMACRRVRAGLMTPTVSVCYGGDMAELPGIPGYARLVDTCLDHGVEVFESMMSLTGMVNVGKGAVAVGFASTEHGFD
- the grxD gene encoding Grx4 family monothiol glutaredoxin, giving the protein MSLDPALRSRIESLLQANRVVLFMKGQPGMPQCGFSAKATGVLEDLGVEYAHVNVLADQEIREGIKVYGNWPTIPQLYIDGELVGGSDIIEQLAASGELSQILGLPAPDRTPPQVTVTEAAAAQLRGALASEPNAALALSIDARFQPRFQIVPRSDNAIAVETGGLRIQFDLASARRANGITIDWVDDFRGQGLAIDNPNAPKPVQPITPAEAERQVGTGELVLVDVRPPEERAIASLSVTHRTLDGDGRAALDALPKDTRLAFICHHGGRSAQAAEEFRGKGFTAVFNVEGGIDRWAQEVDGSIPRY
- a CDS encoding 2-hydroxychromene-2-carboxylate isomerase; translated protein: MTPRWYFDFVSPFSYLHWQKMRPLVEAGRVEAVPIVFGAVLSARGVLGPAEIPHKREFIYRQALWQARREGVPLLFPPGHPFNPLPALRLCVAAGITPGSIDAIFNSIWRDGLDGSAASLTATAHGLGIRDMAAIESPQVKQRLRELTDSALETGVFGVPTLQVEGGLFWGNDSHDLMMAVMEEPGMLRSGPLADIGMLPLALERRR
- the fghA gene encoding S-formylglutathione hydrolase, producing the protein MERIEHRACFGGWQDVYRHQSSVLGCTMSFAIYLPPQAAHGPVPVLYWLSGLTCTEQNFITKAGAQRYATQHGIAIVCPDTSPRGEDVADAEGYDLGKGAGFYLNATREPWARHYRMHDYVVDELPALVEAHFPVTTARSISGHSMGGHGALVCALRNPGRYRSVSAFSPIVAPSQVPWGEKAFTAYLGEERGAWRQWDACELLREAGEKLPLLVDQGGDDEFLEGQLRPQLLQAAAAEAGHPLTLRIQPGYDHSYYFISSFIGDHVAHHAAALLGHHGGCEADGCCGGH
- a CDS encoding polysaccharide deacetylase family protein; the encoded protein is MSHPATLHRAPDRPYAWLAWLVASQLAVAVLWLAAGWRWGLPALLLSHAAFIVPVFLPRATLYAPAVSRLPGDERAVWLTIDDGPSDDTPAMLEALDRHGMRATFFLVGERARARPELVQEIVRRGHEVANHTWSHPQARFWALGPRAMADELERAQAALTELAGRPPRWFRAVAGHTNPFIAAPLCRLGLSRAAWSARGFDAVDGDVVRVLQRIQRGLAPGAIILLHEGAPHGKSVEILEAALCLLREQGYASVIPD
- a CDS encoding DUF924 family protein; translated protein: MTTADEAVGFWRKAGPGAWFAGDAAFDRECARFEQAHMAAARGEHEDWLQASDGALALMILLDQIPRNIYRGTGHAFATDGLARRYALRAIEAGHDQPVEPALRAFFYLPLEHAEDMGDQDYSVELFTALGDKTYLDYAIAHRDVIARFGRFPHRNQALGRVSTAEEQAWLDAGGGF